The following nucleotide sequence is from Apium graveolens cultivar Ventura chromosome 4, ASM990537v1, whole genome shotgun sequence.
TTGCAGAATAAAATGGTAAAGTTTGATATGTGAAGTATATACAAAAATGTGCACAAAGGAAACAGAAGAAGTCACCTTTTCTTTTTTCAGGTTTTTACCAACTAAGAGGAACCAGAGGATGGAGGAAATAGACAAAAAAGTGCGATTTTTAGTAAAAGGTATTATTGATAAGAAGATGAAGGCCATGAAAGAAGGAGAAGCTAGCACTGACGACTTACTGGGATTATTGCTGGAAGCAAACTCTAAAGAATTCGGACAGGGAAACAAGAATAATGGAATGAGCTCTGACGATGTAATTGAAGAATGCAAGGCATTCTATTTTGCTGGCCAGGAGACCACCTCAACCTTGCTTGTGTGGACGTTGGTCTTGTTAAGTATGCATCCCAATTGGCAAGATCGAGCTAGACTAGAAGTATTGCAAGTAATTGGGGATGACAAACTGGATATAGGTCATCTCAATCATCTGAAGATTGTTAGTACTTTGTTCTTCATGCAACTTGAGGTGGAAAGGTAGAATTAGCAATTTAAAACACTTCTTGACTTGACCATTACATCCGTTTTCTTTTTTTGTTTACTGCATGCAGGTGACTATGATTTTGTACGAGGTTCTGAGATTATATGCATCAGTATCTATTCTAGTTCGACAGATAAATGAGGAAATTACTTTGGCAGATATAAGCTTACTACCAGGAATGCAAATTGTGGTGCCTGTAAATCAAATTCATCATGATCATGAAATATGGGGCGCTGATGCAAAGGAGTTTAATCCTGAAAGATTTTCAGAAGGCATTTCAAAGGCAACAAAAAATCAGGCAACTGCATTTTTTCCGTTTGGTGGGGGGCCAAGGATCTGCATTGGACAGAATTTTGCGATATTGGAAGCAAAACTAGCCGTGGCCATGATATTAAGAAAGTTCTCCTTTAAGCTTTCACCATCCTATAAGCATGCACCTGTCAATAAACTTACTACTCAACCT
It contains:
- the LOC141721060 gene encoding cytochrome P450 72A397-like isoform X1, yielding MEYPLFQIAIAVAVISATTVIWRVLNWVWLRPKKLEKHMRKQGFHGNSYRFLYGDTIENMSMLMATRSNSISISHDVPSRTTPFLCKLVRDYGKRTFFWAGQTPRIVIMNPEMVKEVLNNHLKYPKPVAHPIFNIFIQGLPSLNGSEWTLHRRLLNPAFHTEKLKGMLPAFDLCCHEMTIKWMEMIGEGRNSCELDVWPFLQTLTSDVISRTAFGSCYQEGKKVFELQVEQADYAFKALQSVYLPGSRFLPTKRNQRMEEIDKKVRFLVKGIIDKKMKAMKEGEASTDDLLGLLLEANSKEFGQGNKNNGMSSDDVIEECKAFYFAGQETTSTLLVWTLVLLSMHPNWQDRARLEVLQVIGDDKLDIGHLNHLKIVSTLFFMQLEVTMILYEVLRLYASVSILVRQINEEITLADISLLPGMQIVVPVNQIHHDHEIWGADAKEFNPERFSEGISKATKNQATAFFPFGGGPRICIGQNFAILEAKLAVAMILRKFSFKLSPSYKHAPVNKLTTQPAYGANLILHKV